A region of Halosolutus amylolyticus DNA encodes the following proteins:
- a CDS encoding universal stress family protein translates to MTRTALLVPIRYPPNTASVETVTHAIDLAEGFDDVHLFILHVNVLHRGEDVDRTELRQAVEDEIDPLANATCHVRDAYLIENAILDEAAQQDVDYVVIGESMRARWRQLLADRLGVGIDLEAALHGRLNAELVVS, encoded by the coding sequence GTGACCCGGACTGCGTTGCTGGTGCCGATCCGCTATCCGCCGAACACGGCCAGCGTGGAGACGGTAACCCACGCGATCGACCTCGCCGAGGGGTTCGACGATGTCCACCTGTTCATCCTGCACGTGAACGTCCTCCACCGGGGCGAGGACGTCGATCGAACCGAACTCCGTCAGGCGGTCGAAGACGAGATCGACCCGCTCGCAAACGCGACCTGTCACGTCCGGGATGCGTACCTGATCGAGAACGCGATTCTCGACGAGGCAGCCCAGCAGGACGTCGATTACGTCGTCATCGGGGAATCGATGCGGGCGCGCTGGCGCCAGCTGCTGGCCGACCGCCTCGGCGTCGGCATCGACCTCGAAGCCGCCCTCCACGGCCGGCTGAACGCCGAACTCGTCGTCAGTTGA